One genomic window of Arvicola amphibius chromosome 4, mArvAmp1.2, whole genome shotgun sequence includes the following:
- the Msln gene encoding mesothelin isoform X1 — protein sequence MMLPRARPLLGSCGSPICRGSLLLLLLSLGWMPLLQVQTTKTGQEAAPHCAELTGTPDFASLPSGVFLGLTCREVSGLSMEHAQGLAMAVRKKNVTLRVNQLRCLARRLPKHLTNEELDALPLDLLFFLNPAMFPGQQACAHFFSLISKANVDMLPQRSLERQRLLPAALKCRGMYSFQVSEADAQALGGLVCDLPGKFVVKSSEVLLPLLAGCRGPLNVGQEEAVREALRSGRLPYGPPSMWSVSTLEALQGLLAVLDESITRSIPKDVIAEWLQHISRDPSCLESKLTATLPRFRRDTEKKACPPGREPHEVDENLIFYQNWELEACVDGAMLATQMDLVNEIPFTYEQLNIFKRKLDKTYPQGYPESLIQQLGHFFRYISPEDIHQWNVTSSETVKTLLKVTKGQKMDDQVIALVACYLRGGGRLDEDIVKVLNGIPLAYLCDFHPQDLHSVPSSVMWMVEPQSLDKCSQRHLSILYEKASLAFQNVSGQEYFEKIRTFLGGASVEDLRTLSQQNVSMDLATFKTLQVDTLVGLTVDEVQKLLGPHIEGLKTEENKSPVRDWLSRQQQEDLDRLGLGLQGGIPNGYLVLDLKFQEAFSSGAPLLGPGLVFAWILALLPALLLS from the exons ATGATGTTGCCAAGAGCTCGACCCCTGCTGGGGTCCTGTGGGAGCCCCATCTGCCGTGGAAGCCTTCTATTGCTTCTCCTTAGTCTTG GGTGGATGCCACTTTTGCAGGTCCAGACTACAAAGACGGGCCAG GAGGCTGCACCCCACTGTGCTGAACTGACCGGCACCCCTGACTTTGCCAG TCTTCCCTCAGGCGTCTTTCTTGGCCTCACATGTCGTGAAGTATCTGGCCTGAGCATGGAGCACGCCCAGGGGCTGGCTATGGCTGTGAGGAAGAAGAATGTCACATTGCGAGTGAATCAG TTGCGCTGTCTGGCACGTCGCCTTCCTAAGCACCTCACCAATGAGGAACTGGATGCCCTCCCCTTGGACCTGCTGTTCTTCCTCAA TCCAGCCATGTTTCCAGGGCAACAGGCCTGTGCCCActtcttctccctcatctctAAAGCCAATGTAGATATGCTTCCACAGAGATCTCTGGAGCGTCAGAGGCTGCTGCCCGCAGCTCTGAAATGCCGG GGCATGTATAGCTTTCAAGTGAGCGAGGCAGATGCGCAGGCTCTCGGAGGCCTGGTCTGTGATCTGCCTGGGAAATTTGTGGTCAAGTCTTCGGAAGTCCTTCTCCCCTTGCTGGCAGGCTGCCGAGGACCCCTGAACGTGGGCCAGGAAGAGGCAGTCAGGGAGGCTCTGAGGAGTGGAAGACTCCCGTATGG CCCCCCATCGATGTGGTCAGTCTCCACTCTGGAAGCTCTGCAGGGCCTGCTGGCAGTGTTGGATGAGTCCATCACCCGTAGCATCCCCAAG GATGTCATCGCTGAATGGCTGCAACACATCTCCCGGGACCCCTCCTGCCTGGAGTCTAAGCTGACTGCCACGCTCCCAAGATTCAGGCGTGACACAGAAA AGAAAGCCTGCCCTCCAGGGCGGGAGCCCCACGAGGTGGATGAAAACCTCATCTTCTACCAGAATTGGGAGCTAGAGGCCTGTGTTGATGGCGCCATGCTGGCCACCCAGATGGACCTTGTGAATGAGATTCCCTTCACCTATGAGCAGCTCAACATCTTCAAGCGCAAACTGGACAAG ACCTACCCACAAGGCTATCCTGAGTCCCTGATCCAGCAGCTGGGTCACTTCTTCCGGTACATCAGCCCCGAGGACATCCACCAGTGGAATGTGACCTCATCAGAGACAGTGAAAACGCTGCTCAAAGTCACCAAAGGACAAAAGATGGATGATCAG GTGATCGCCCTGGTTGCCTGCTATCTTCGCGGAGGAGGCAGACTAGACGAGGACATAGTAAAGGTCCTGAATGGCATCCCCTTAGCCTACTTATGTGACTTCCACCCCCAGGACCTGCACTCTGTACCCTCCAGTGTTATGTG GATGGTTGAGCCCCAAAGTCTGGACAAGtgcagccagaggcatctgagtATCCTCTATGAAAAGGCCTCCTTGGCCTTCCAGAACGTGAGCGGGCAGGAATACTTTGAGAAGATCAGGACATTCCTGG GTGGGGCCTCTGTGGAGGACCTGAGGACCCTCAGCCAGCAGAATGTGAGCATGGACTTAGCCACTTTCAAGACGCTGCAGGTGGATACCCTGGTG GGGCTGACTGTGGATGAGGTACAGAAACTTCTAGGGCCACACATTGAGGGCCTGAAGACCGAGGAAAATAAAAGCCCTGTCCGGGACTGGCTCTCCCGGCAGCAGCAGGAAGACCTAGACAGGTTGGGTTTGGGACTTCAGGGTGGCATCCCCAATGGCTACCTGGTCCTGGACCTCAAATTCCAAG AGGCCTTCTCCAGTGGAGCCCCGCTCCTCGGACCAGGACTTGTGTTTGCATGGATCCTAGCTCTGCTCCCAGCTTTACTACTGAGCTGA
- the Msln gene encoding mesothelin isoform X2, whose amino-acid sequence MEHAQGLAMAVRKKNVTLRVNQLRCLARRLPKHLTNEELDALPLDLLFFLNPAMFPGQQACAHFFSLISKANVDMLPQRSLERQRLLPAALKCRGMYSFQVSEADAQALGGLVCDLPGKFVVKSSEVLLPLLAGCRGPLNVGQEEAVREALRSGRLPYGPPSMWSVSTLEALQGLLAVLDESITRSIPKDVIAEWLQHISRDPSCLESKLTATLPRFRRDTEKKACPPGREPHEVDENLIFYQNWELEACVDGAMLATQMDLVNEIPFTYEQLNIFKRKLDKTYPQGYPESLIQQLGHFFRYISPEDIHQWNVTSSETVKTLLKVTKGQKMDDQVIALVACYLRGGGRLDEDIVKVLNGIPLAYLCDFHPQDLHSVPSSVMWMVEPQSLDKCSQRHLSILYEKASLAFQNVSGQEYFEKIRTFLGGASVEDLRTLSQQNVSMDLATFKTLQVDTLVGLTVDEVQKLLGPHIEGLKTEENKSPVRDWLSRQQQEDLDRLGLGLQGGIPNGYLVLDLKFQEAFSSGAPLLGPGLVFAWILALLPALLLS is encoded by the exons ATGGAGCACGCCCAGGGGCTGGCTATGGCTGTGAGGAAGAAGAATGTCACATTGCGAGTGAATCAG TTGCGCTGTCTGGCACGTCGCCTTCCTAAGCACCTCACCAATGAGGAACTGGATGCCCTCCCCTTGGACCTGCTGTTCTTCCTCAA TCCAGCCATGTTTCCAGGGCAACAGGCCTGTGCCCActtcttctccctcatctctAAAGCCAATGTAGATATGCTTCCACAGAGATCTCTGGAGCGTCAGAGGCTGCTGCCCGCAGCTCTGAAATGCCGG GGCATGTATAGCTTTCAAGTGAGCGAGGCAGATGCGCAGGCTCTCGGAGGCCTGGTCTGTGATCTGCCTGGGAAATTTGTGGTCAAGTCTTCGGAAGTCCTTCTCCCCTTGCTGGCAGGCTGCCGAGGACCCCTGAACGTGGGCCAGGAAGAGGCAGTCAGGGAGGCTCTGAGGAGTGGAAGACTCCCGTATGG CCCCCCATCGATGTGGTCAGTCTCCACTCTGGAAGCTCTGCAGGGCCTGCTGGCAGTGTTGGATGAGTCCATCACCCGTAGCATCCCCAAG GATGTCATCGCTGAATGGCTGCAACACATCTCCCGGGACCCCTCCTGCCTGGAGTCTAAGCTGACTGCCACGCTCCCAAGATTCAGGCGTGACACAGAAA AGAAAGCCTGCCCTCCAGGGCGGGAGCCCCACGAGGTGGATGAAAACCTCATCTTCTACCAGAATTGGGAGCTAGAGGCCTGTGTTGATGGCGCCATGCTGGCCACCCAGATGGACCTTGTGAATGAGATTCCCTTCACCTATGAGCAGCTCAACATCTTCAAGCGCAAACTGGACAAG ACCTACCCACAAGGCTATCCTGAGTCCCTGATCCAGCAGCTGGGTCACTTCTTCCGGTACATCAGCCCCGAGGACATCCACCAGTGGAATGTGACCTCATCAGAGACAGTGAAAACGCTGCTCAAAGTCACCAAAGGACAAAAGATGGATGATCAG GTGATCGCCCTGGTTGCCTGCTATCTTCGCGGAGGAGGCAGACTAGACGAGGACATAGTAAAGGTCCTGAATGGCATCCCCTTAGCCTACTTATGTGACTTCCACCCCCAGGACCTGCACTCTGTACCCTCCAGTGTTATGTG GATGGTTGAGCCCCAAAGTCTGGACAAGtgcagccagaggcatctgagtATCCTCTATGAAAAGGCCTCCTTGGCCTTCCAGAACGTGAGCGGGCAGGAATACTTTGAGAAGATCAGGACATTCCTGG GTGGGGCCTCTGTGGAGGACCTGAGGACCCTCAGCCAGCAGAATGTGAGCATGGACTTAGCCACTTTCAAGACGCTGCAGGTGGATACCCTGGTG GGGCTGACTGTGGATGAGGTACAGAAACTTCTAGGGCCACACATTGAGGGCCTGAAGACCGAGGAAAATAAAAGCCCTGTCCGGGACTGGCTCTCCCGGCAGCAGCAGGAAGACCTAGACAGGTTGGGTTTGGGACTTCAGGGTGGCATCCCCAATGGCTACCTGGTCCTGGACCTCAAATTCCAAG AGGCCTTCTCCAGTGGAGCCCCGCTCCTCGGACCAGGACTTGTGTTTGCATGGATCCTAGCTCTGCTCCCAGCTTTACTACTGAGCTGA
- the LOC119811529 gene encoding mesothelin-like protein, producing MIGTLRQSALGSRVGALASPGLALLLSLTAHCSGLQTKGFPKGGLNTSEANTWVRDNTSLLQNFWCLPASELPREELSTLIRSLALQRVPLKAWQLSCLANLAARQDLQNDFAFHPPNLLLFYNLSQVREANCRAFIHHAAQGDTELLANLPNQRAALQRTALACLGRPHLQLSASNLGLLGVLVCDMEAPQIMTADPCVLKNLLRCPRLTVMQTAALNALLASGKTQIGPPGSWNLEGLQALGPLATYISPQLWEKVQEAVGLDFFRSVVAAYREGQLSRHDARRFVTNFLESKANSMSSRLKRRTGHSCIRGNITAATLHDDLFLVHYDCTQLESCLGTRVLRANLDPLLQHPLPAECQRVVKAKLAQIYPHGIPEDQLHLIASLVYLYSLAEIGQWNITSGDTVMVLLASDAALENQTEAVLQKFLDHNGKLTGALLVAIGGSRLCWMSLKQIQIIQPSEFRLAGAPDISPCPQSRKDVLFAKAHEVFKNASTVGEYYYLIRPYLGGAPLKELQYLAQANISMDIDTFTNLNPFMLKNLSVDNVRNLLGQNVGDLQKARSHPNVILWMQSHNMSDLSEMGLDTSPTLAYGTSRPLTNTAYPPSDLIHTLNRPGNDGVAPTSGCPPVHLGYLSLTVALPSSLLWLLLCQAPLGPIGTAPRTLGPWTLPLVLTQSGQTPEHQIQKQRSYQMEQDTHLG from the exons ATGATCGGAACCCTCCGGCAGTCAGCCTTGGGCTCCAGAGTGG GTGCCCTGGCGAGTCCGGGTCTCGCCCTCCTCCTGTCCCTCACTGCCCACTGCTCTGGTCTGCAGACTAAGGGCTTCCCCAAGGGAGGGCTGAATACAAGTGAAGCCAACACATGGGTCAG GGACAACACCTCCCTTCTGCAGAACTTTTGGTGCTTGCCAGCCAGTGAGCTGCCCCGAGAAGAGCTCTCCACTCTAATCAGAAGCCTGGCTTTGCAGAGGGTCCCACTCAAAGCCTGGCAG CTCAGCTGCTTGGCCAACCTCGCTGCCCGGCAAGACCTCCAGAACGACTTCGCGTTCCACCCACCCAACCTCCTACTATTCTACAA TCTGAGCCAGGTGAGGGAAGCCAACTGCCGGGCCTTCATTCATCATGCTGCCCAAGGGGACACAGAACTACTAGCCAACTTGCCCAACCAGAGAGCTGCCCTACAGCGCACAGCCTTGGCCTGTCTG GGGAGACCCCACCTGCAGCTCAGCGCCTCAAACCTGGGGCTTCTCGGAGTCCTGGTATGCGACATGGAGGCACCCCAAATCATGACTGCAGACCCCTGTGTGCTGAAGAACCTGCTTCGATGCCCAAGGCTAACCGTCATGCAGACTGCAGCCCTCAACGCCCTACTGGCCAGTGGGAAGACACAAATTGG GCCTCCTGGATCCTGGAACCTGGAGGGGCTGCAGGCCCTGGGACCTCTGGCCACCTACATCAGCCCCCAGCTGTGGGAGAAGGTGCAGGAG GCTGTAGGCTTGGACTTCTTCCGCAGTGTGGTGGCTGCTTACCGGGAAGGCCAGCTGAGCAGGCATGATGCCAGGCGCTTTGTCACCAACTTCCTGGAGTCCAAGGCCAACTCGATGTCCTCAAGGCTCAAGCGGCGCACAGGTCA CTCCTGCATCCGTGGCAACATCACAGCAGCCACCCTGCATGATGACCTCTTCCTGGTGCACTACGACTGCACCCAGCTGGAGTCCTGCCTGGGCACACGTGTGCTCAGGGCCAACCTGGACCCCTTACTGCAACACCCGCTGCCTGCAGAGTGCCAGCGTGTTGTCAAAGCCAAGCTCGCTCAG ATCTACCCACACGGCATCCCGGAGGACCAGCTGCACCTCATCGCCTCGCTGGTCTACCTCTACTCCCTGGCTGAGATAGGCCAGTGGAACATCACATCTGGAGACACGGTGATGGTCCTGCTGGCCTCGGATGCAGCTCTGGAGAACCAGACAGAG GCAGTTCTACAGAAGTTCTTGGACCATAACGGCAAGCTTACTGGCGCTCTTCTGGTGGCCATCGGGGGCTCCCGTCTCTGCTGGATGAGCCTCAAGCAAATCCAGATCATCCAGCCCTCAGAGTTTCG GCTGGCTGGGGCTCCAGACATCTCTCCCTGCCCTCAGAGTCGGAAGGATGTGCTCTTCGCTAAGGCTCACGAGGTCTTTAAGAACGCCAGCACTGTGGGAGAATACTACTACTTAATACGCCCCTACCTCG GTGGTGCCCCCTTGAAGGAACTTCAGTACCTGGCCCAGGCCAACATCTCCATGGACATTGATACGTTCACCAACCTCAATCCCTTTATGTTGAAG AACCTGAGTGTGGACAATGTGAGAAACCTGCTGGGCCAGAATGTGGGGGACCTGCAGAAGGCCCGCAGCCATCCAAACGTCATCCTGTGGATGCAAAGCCACAACATGTCAGATCTGTCTGAGATGGGCCTGGACACCAGCCCCACCCTGGCCTACGGGACCAGCAGGCCCCTCACCAACACTGCCTACCCACCATCTGATTTGATCCATACCTTGAATCGGCCAGGGAATGATGGTGTTGCCCCCACCTCAG GATGCCCTCCAGTTCACCTGGGGTACCTGTCACTCACTGTGGCTCTGCCTTCCAGCCTCTTGTGGCTGCTGCTGTGCCAGGCACCTTTGGGACCAATAGGCACTGCTCCCAGGACACTAGGACCCTGGACACTGCCACTGGTGCTGACCCAGAGTGGTCAGACTCCTGAACATCAGATACAGAAGCAGCGGAGCTACCAGATGGAACAAGACACCCACCTAGGCTGA
- the Rpusd1 gene encoding RNA pseudouridylate synthase domain-containing protein 1 isoform X2, producing MCIEGTHGCENPKPSLTELVVLEHGLYAGDPVSKVLLKPLTGRTHQLRVHCSALGHPIVGDLTYGQAEDQEDQPFRMMLHAFYLRIPTQAERVEACTPDPFVPALDACWSPHTCIQPLEQLIQALQTDPDPNPMDGVQRPCSPSTPLSRPGRPPPETEAQRASCLQWLSEWTLEPDD from the exons ATGTGCATCGAGGGCACACACG GTTGCGAAAACCCTAAGCCAAGTCTCACAGAGCTGGTAGTGCTGGAACATGGGCTGTATGCTGGTGACCCTGTGTCCAAAGTGCTGCTGAAGCCACTCACAG GCCGGACTCACCAGCTTCGCGTACACTGTAGTGCCCTTGGCCACCCTATCGTGGGTGACCTAACTTACGGACAGGCTGAGGACCAGGAGGACCAACCTTTCCGCATGATGCTGCACGCCTTTTACCTGCGCATCCCCACGCAGGCTGAGCGCGTGGAGGCCTGTACACCTGACCCCTTCGTGCCCGCCCTTGATGCCTGCTGGAGTCCTCATACCTGCATTCAGCCCCTTGAACAGCTCATCCAAGCTCTACAGACTGACCCTGACCCCAACCCTATGGATGGAGTGCAGAGGCCCTGCAGCCCCTCCACCCCGCTGTCCAGGCCAGGTCGGCCCCCTCCTGAGACGGAGGCACAGCGAGCATCGTGCCTGCAGTGGCTGTCAGAGTGGACACTAGAGCCAGACGACTGA